Proteins from a single region of Armatimonadia bacterium:
- a CDS encoding aminotransferase class III-fold pyridoxal phosphate-dependent enzyme: MNTEQILELTSQYIMPTYGRLPIAFVRGEGAHLWDAEGKEYLDFVAGIAVLGVGHCHPKVVEAIREQAGLLMHTSNLYNIAPQALLAKKLSELSFGGKTFFCNSGAEANEAAIKLARKWAH, from the coding sequence ATGAACACAGAGCAGATCCTTGAGCTTACGTCGCAGTACATCATGCCCACCTACGGGCGCTTGCCGATTGCTTTCGTCCGCGGCGAGGGTGCGCACCTGTGGGATGCCGAAGGCAAAGAGTACCTCGATTTTGTGGCAGGCATCGCGGTCCTCGGTGTGGGTCATTGCCACCCGAAGGTCGTCGAGGCCATCCGCGAACAGGCCGGCCTCCTGATGCACACCTCGAACCTGTACAACATCGCCCCGCAGGCTCTGCTGGCGAAGAAGCTGTCCGAGCTCTCCTTTGGCGGGAAGACCTTCTTCTGCAACAGCGGCGCCGAGGCCAACGAGGCGGCCATCAAGCTCGCCCGCAAATGGGCACACC